In a genomic window of Halalkalicoccus sp. CG83:
- the folP gene encoding dihydropteroate synthase: MQSVDAAGLGIGDDHPPRIMGVLNVSRESPYDPSVFDDPGEAARYVDRQLLAEGADIVDVGLESANKRLDVLSAEEELDRLDVACETIESVGGDAVFSIETRYAEVADEALSRGFEMVNDVCGFADPAMPEVCAAHDAAVVKMASPPDLERPGAVEEIDWAAQRSPEWAREASYVDMLYEALTHNGLTEKTIVDPAFGGWSEAKTLEDDRETLRRLREFRALDRPMLVSINRKNFLRELADRSTEEALPVSLAATSMAVERGAHVIRTHDVAQTRDAALVGEAFSRDRVRTPSIEELDVTTTREAARHLGAVGIDDAPADEGVVRVYRLSDLGEDRKTLANAAAAVPGVHLAGDEPALLLGTPNRLEELKATISPESESLSAILSVIRHV; the protein is encoded by the coding sequence ATGCAGAGCGTCGACGCGGCCGGGCTGGGGATCGGCGACGATCACCCGCCGCGGATCATGGGCGTGTTGAACGTCAGCCGCGAGTCACCCTACGACCCCAGCGTGTTCGACGACCCGGGCGAGGCTGCCAGGTACGTCGACCGTCAACTGCTCGCGGAGGGCGCGGACATCGTCGACGTCGGGCTGGAGTCGGCGAACAAGCGCCTCGACGTGCTCTCGGCCGAGGAGGAACTCGACCGGCTCGACGTCGCGTGCGAGACGATCGAGTCCGTGGGCGGCGACGCCGTGTTCTCGATCGAGACTCGATACGCCGAGGTCGCAGACGAGGCGCTCTCGCGTGGGTTCGAGATGGTGAACGACGTCTGTGGCTTCGCGGATCCCGCCATGCCCGAGGTCTGTGCGGCCCACGACGCCGCGGTCGTCAAGATGGCCTCGCCGCCCGACCTCGAGCGGCCGGGTGCGGTCGAGGAGATCGACTGGGCGGCCCAGCGCTCGCCCGAGTGGGCGCGCGAGGCGAGCTACGTCGACATGCTCTACGAGGCGCTCACGCACAACGGCCTCACCGAGAAGACGATCGTCGATCCCGCGTTCGGCGGCTGGAGCGAGGCGAAGACCCTCGAGGACGACCGCGAGACGCTCCGACGCCTCCGGGAGTTCCGCGCGCTGGACCGGCCGATGCTGGTCTCGATCAACCGCAAGAACTTCCTGCGCGAACTCGCGGATCGTTCGACCGAGGAGGCGCTTCCGGTCAGTCTCGCGGCCACGTCGATGGCCGTCGAGCGCGGCGCGCACGTGATCCGGACCCACGACGTCGCCCAGACGCGCGACGCGGCGCTGGTCGGCGAAGCGTTCTCCCGCGATCGCGTTCGGACGCCCTCGATCGAGGAACTCGACGTGACGACGACCCGGGAGGCCGCGCGCCACCTGGGGGCCGTCGGGATCGACGACGCGCCCGCCGACGAGGGGGTAGTACGTGTCTACCGGCTCTCCGACCTCGGCGAGGACCGCAAAACGCTCGCGAACGCGGCGGCGGCCGTGCCGGGCGTCCACCTCGCCGGCGACGAACCGGCACTTCTCCTCGGTACGCCGAACCGACTCGAGGAGCTGAAAGCGACGATCTCCCCGGAGTCGGAATCGCTCTCGGCGATACTATCCGTGATACGTCATGTCTAG
- a CDS encoding 6-hydroxymethylpterin diphosphokinase MptE-like protein, which produces MNFESWEPIYEAILSDLGFDRRSDERARDELAELAESFDERRLVPIEGATVAVAGAGPSLDAELEVAADADVVIAASTAADRLLEAGVAVDVMTTDLDKNPGTARTLSHRGVPVAAHAHGDNRPAIREWVPRFDPENVLATTQAAPVGPVRNFGGFTDGDRGAFLADHLGAARLAFPGWDFDDPSVTPTKRRKLEWAERLLRWLEIRRGERFAVLDGRREAIDPPDSAGGPS; this is translated from the coding sequence ATGAACTTCGAGAGCTGGGAACCGATCTACGAGGCGATCCTCTCGGATCTGGGGTTCGACCGGCGGAGTGACGAACGCGCACGCGACGAACTCGCCGAACTCGCCGAATCGTTCGACGAGCGCCGTCTCGTCCCCATCGAGGGGGCGACGGTCGCGGTCGCGGGCGCCGGCCCCTCGCTCGACGCGGAGCTCGAGGTCGCCGCGGACGCCGACGTCGTGATCGCGGCCTCCACGGCGGCTGACCGGCTCCTCGAGGCCGGCGTCGCGGTCGACGTGATGACCACGGATCTGGACAAGAATCCCGGGACGGCCCGGACGCTCTCCCACCGTGGCGTTCCGGTCGCGGCCCACGCCCACGGCGACAACCGCCCCGCGATCCGCGAGTGGGTCCCGCGGTTCGATCCCGAGAACGTGCTCGCGACGACGCAGGCCGCACCCGTCGGTCCCGTACGGAACTTCGGCGGCTTCACCGACGGCGACCGGGGTGCCTTCCTCGCCGACCACCTCGGCGCCGCCCGACTGGCGTTTCCCGGCTGGGACTTCGACGACCCCTCGGTGACGCCGACGAAACGCCGCAAGCTCGAGTGGGCCGAACGACTGCTCCGCTGGCTCGAGATCCGCCGAGGTGAGCGCTTTGCCGTCCTCGACGGCCGCCGCGAGGCGATCGATCCGCCGGACTCGGCGGGAGGTCCGTCGTGA
- a CDS encoding quinone oxidoreductase family protein — MELIRAEEFGDSDVLEPAEADRPEPGPGEVRIEVEAAGINFADVMQRRGEYPGGPEPAFTPGMEAAGTVDAVGENVSVQTGDRVVAMLDRGGYAEYAIAEPESIFPVPEGMSFEEAAGFPVQFLTAHGCLFEWGGLEEGERVLIHAAAGGVGTAAVQLASRAGAEVFGTASSDEKLEHAARMGCDHPIDYTEGDFVEEIRERTSGEGVDLVLDGVGGETFERSLKTLVPFGRVVTYGVASGEPGRIETPEVFFRNASVIGYHLGRALRHEPNRVLKSVSDLTEGFAEGDLEVSVGETFPLSAADEAHRFIENRESSGKVVLVP; from the coding sequence ATGGAGCTCATCCGAGCCGAGGAGTTCGGCGACAGCGACGTGCTCGAACCCGCCGAGGCCGACCGGCCGGAGCCGGGTCCCGGCGAGGTCCGGATCGAGGTCGAGGCCGCGGGGATCAACTTCGCCGACGTGATGCAGCGCCGCGGCGAGTACCCCGGCGGGCCGGAACCGGCGTTCACACCCGGGATGGAGGCGGCAGGCACCGTCGACGCCGTCGGCGAGAACGTCTCGGTTCAGACAGGGGATCGCGTCGTCGCGATGCTCGATCGCGGGGGGTACGCGGAGTACGCGATCGCCGAACCCGAGTCGATCTTCCCCGTCCCCGAGGGGATGAGCTTCGAGGAGGCTGCGGGTTTTCCCGTCCAGTTTCTCACCGCTCACGGCTGTCTGTTCGAGTGGGGCGGCCTCGAGGAGGGCGAGCGGGTGTTGATCCACGCCGCGGCCGGCGGCGTGGGGACCGCCGCCGTCCAGCTCGCCTCGCGCGCCGGTGCGGAGGTGTTCGGCACCGCGAGCAGCGACGAGAAGCTCGAGCACGCCGCCCGTATGGGCTGTGACCACCCGATCGACTACACGGAAGGGGACTTCGTCGAGGAGATCCGCGAACGCACCAGCGGCGAGGGGGTCGACCTCGTCCTCGACGGCGTCGGCGGCGAGACGTTCGAGCGGAGCCTGAAGACGCTGGTGCCGTTCGGCCGGGTCGTGACCTACGGCGTCGCGAGCGGGGAGCCCGGCCGGATCGAGACTCCGGAGGTGTTCTTCCGGAACGCCTCCGTGATCGGCTACCACCTCGGGCGAGCGCTCCGACACGAGCCGAACCGCGTGCTGAAGTCGGTCTCGGATCTCACGGAGGGGTTCGCCGAGGGGGACCTCGAGGTGAGCGTCGGCGAGACGTTCCCGCTCTCGGCGGCGGACGAGGCCCACCGGTTCATCGAGAACCGCGAGAGCAGCGGGAAGGTCGTTCTCGTCCCGTAA
- a CDS encoding carotenoid oxygenase family protein gives MADHRLGFESFEEEPSPTTLDVEGELPDWLTGTLLRNGPGLFDVGGEAVTHWFDGLALLRRFRFDDGIEYSSRFLRSEAYLAAARGELAFREFGTNPSRSLLDRVREITGETMTDNASVTVRHRDGEFRAVTETSRELAFDPEELTTLGERRDAIDATGTLAHDHYDPLQEERVGLGIDFGSRSGYLVYRDPDDGPTEEIARIGADEPAYMHSFALTDHYVVLTEHPFTVPPTRLLGDRPFIENFRWYPERETRFLVVDRRTGETVAAPSVPPFFTFHHVDAYERASQLVLDLVAFEDHSFVESLALANLRSRSPAIPGGELRRYRIDLDAETASDETLFSGPIEFPTIHYAEANTHPYRYCYGVGKEPGSFNDRLHKVDVEHATTETWDEEGLHPGEALFVPDPGGEEEDDGVLLSVALDVEEERSCVLVLDAAGFEEVARAYLPDALPFDFHGAFYPDGERPIPSMS, from the coding sequence ATGGCCGATCACCGTCTCGGGTTCGAGTCGTTCGAGGAGGAGCCGTCGCCGACCACGCTCGACGTCGAGGGCGAGCTTCCCGACTGGTTGACGGGCACGCTCCTTCGCAACGGTCCAGGACTGTTCGACGTCGGCGGCGAGGCGGTGACCCACTGGTTCGACGGCCTCGCCCTACTCCGTCGCTTCCGCTTCGACGACGGCATCGAGTACTCGAGTCGCTTCCTCCGAAGCGAGGCGTACCTGGCCGCCGCTCGGGGCGAACTCGCGTTCCGGGAGTTCGGGACGAACCCCTCACGATCGCTGCTCGATCGCGTCCGCGAGATCACGGGCGAGACGATGACCGACAACGCCTCGGTCACCGTCCGCCACCGCGACGGCGAGTTTCGGGCGGTCACCGAGACCAGTAGGGAGCTCGCGTTCGACCCCGAGGAGCTGACCACGCTCGGCGAGCGCCGTGACGCTATCGACGCGACGGGAACGCTCGCTCACGACCACTACGACCCGCTCCAGGAGGAGCGCGTCGGCCTCGGAATCGACTTCGGGTCCCGCTCGGGCTACCTCGTCTACCGCGATCCGGACGACGGACCAACCGAGGAGATCGCGAGAATAGGGGCCGACGAGCCGGCGTACATGCACAGCTTCGCGCTCACCGATCACTACGTCGTCCTCACCGAACACCCCTTCACCGTTCCGCCGACCCGACTGCTCGGCGACCGGCCGTTCATCGAGAACTTCCGCTGGTACCCCGAGCGCGAGACGCGGTTCCTGGTGGTCGACCGACGGACCGGCGAGACGGTCGCCGCGCCGTCCGTCCCCCCGTTCTTCACGTTCCACCACGTCGACGCCTACGAGCGCGCAAGCCAACTCGTGCTCGATCTGGTCGCGTTCGAGGACCACTCGTTCGTCGAGTCGCTCGCGCTAGCGAACCTGCGCTCGCGCTCGCCCGCGATCCCCGGCGGGGAGCTTCGACGCTACCGTATCGATCTCGACGCCGAGACGGCGAGCGACGAGACGCTCTTCTCGGGACCGATCGAGTTCCCCACGATCCACTACGCCGAGGCGAACACTCACCCCTACCGATACTGTTACGGCGTCGGCAAGGAGCCGGGATCGTTCAACGACCGGCTCCACAAGGTTGACGTCGAGCACGCCACCACGGAGACCTGGGACGAGGAGGGACTCCACCCGGGCGAGGCGCTGTTCGTCCCCGATCCCGGCGGCGAGGAGGAGGACGACGGCGTGTTGCTCTCGGTCGCGCTCGACGTCGAGGAGGAACGCTCCTGCGTGCTCGTCCTCGACGCCGCGGGGTTCGAGGAGGTCGCTCGGGCGTACCTCCCCGACGCGCTCCCCTTCGACTTCCACGGTGCGTTCTACCCCGACGGCGAGCGACCGATCCCGTCGATGAGCTAA
- a CDS encoding TIGR04024 family LLM class F420-dependent oxidoreductase produces the protein MTTLDVHMPVAAQTGIDPIVSYGRRAEADGYDRLWLPETWGRDTVSVLTVLAERTDSIGLGSSILPVYSRSPALLGQTAATLQEVSGGRFRLGVGPSGPAVIEGWHGVEFERPLRRTREYVEIVKQVLSGERVEYQGELFQLSGFRLRGEAPTPAPPIDVAAMGPKAVELAGRFADGWHAILFTPEGIRERLEDLHRGAELGDRDRNEARVTLSLNCCALEDRERARRLARQHLAFYVGGMGTYYRDSLAGQGYEEEVAEIAAAWGSGERERALEAIDDAMLDDLCAAGTPEEAREALERFERVDELDAVAVGFPRGAERAEIEATIDALAP, from the coding sequence ATGACCACGCTCGACGTCCACATGCCGGTCGCCGCCCAGACGGGAATCGACCCGATCGTCTCCTACGGCCGACGGGCCGAGGCGGACGGCTACGACCGACTCTGGCTGCCCGAGACCTGGGGTCGCGACACGGTGAGCGTCCTCACGGTGCTCGCCGAACGCACCGACTCGATCGGACTGGGGTCGAGCATCCTGCCGGTCTACTCGCGCTCGCCCGCGCTGCTCGGCCAGACGGCCGCGACGCTCCAGGAGGTCTCCGGGGGACGGTTCCGGCTGGGAGTCGGTCCGAGCGGTCCCGCGGTGATCGAGGGCTGGCACGGCGTCGAGTTCGAGCGGCCACTGCGCCGGACCCGCGAGTACGTCGAGATCGTAAAGCAGGTGCTCTCGGGCGAGCGCGTCGAGTATCAGGGGGAGCTGTTCCAGCTGTCGGGCTTTCGCCTCCGGGGCGAGGCGCCCACCCCTGCCCCGCCGATCGACGTCGCAGCGATGGGGCCGAAGGCGGTCGAACTCGCCGGACGGTTCGCCGACGGCTGGCACGCGATCCTCTTCACGCCCGAGGGGATCCGTGAGCGCCTCGAGGACCTCCACCGGGGAGCCGAACTCGGCGATCGCGATCGGAACGAGGCACGGGTTACGCTGTCGCTGAACTGTTGCGCGCTGGAGGACCGCGAGCGTGCCCGACGGCTCGCCCGCCAGCACCTCGCCTTCTACGTCGGCGGCATGGGCACCTACTACCGCGACTCGCTCGCCGGGCAGGGTTACGAGGAGGAGGTCGCCGAGATCGCCGCTGCGTGGGGGAGCGGCGAGCGGGAACGCGCGCTCGAGGCGATCGACGACGCGATGCTCGACGACCTCTGTGCGGCGGGCACCCCCGAGGAGGCGAGGGAGGCACTCGAGCGGTTCGAACGCGTCGATGAACTCGACGCGGTCGCGGTAGGCTTTCCCAGGGGAGCCGAGCGAGCGGAGATCGAGGCGACGATCGACGCGCTCGCCCCTTAG
- a CDS encoding ribonucleotide-diphosphate reductase subunit beta — MSQSRSGGNALNVESRSYRYFRNAVERHWDPGTIDLSTDRERIEELDGATFDDLRRTLALFGAGEEAVTEDLAPLAVVLEDVEDQLYVTTQLYEEAKHADFFDRYWREVIGPAEEARGLDRSSPTDERWFFPAYHELFERNEAAMARLLETDSPENRARAYCHYHLTVEGILAQTGYYAVQTDYDGGTPGLPRLAGLVEAFARIRADEGRHVGFGMAKLTALIESGAVDADLVYGTVGDLLELTQEVAKTAAASEGGTGLGEDDLVAYAAEKHLHRMDQIETASIDPPRIAME; from the coding sequence ATGAGTCAGTCGAGGAGTGGAGGAAACGCGTTGAACGTCGAGTCCCGATCGTACCGGTACTTCCGGAACGCCGTCGAACGCCACTGGGATCCCGGGACGATCGACCTCTCGACGGATCGCGAGCGGATCGAGGAGCTGGATGGGGCGACGTTCGACGACCTGCGGCGGACGCTCGCGCTGTTCGGCGCTGGTGAGGAGGCGGTCACCGAGGACCTCGCGCCGCTGGCGGTCGTCCTCGAGGACGTCGAGGACCAGCTCTACGTGACGACCCAGCTCTACGAGGAGGCCAAACACGCGGACTTCTTCGATCGCTACTGGCGGGAGGTGATCGGGCCTGCGGAGGAGGCACGCGGACTCGACCGGAGTTCGCCGACCGACGAGCGGTGGTTCTTCCCCGCCTACCACGAGCTGTTCGAACGCAACGAGGCCGCGATGGCCCGCCTGCTCGAGACCGACAGTCCAGAGAACCGGGCGCGAGCGTACTGTCACTACCACCTCACGGTCGAGGGGATCCTCGCCCAGACGGGCTACTACGCCGTCCAGACGGACTACGACGGCGGAACGCCGGGGCTCCCGCGCCTGGCGGGACTGGTCGAGGCGTTCGCACGGATCCGCGCCGACGAGGGACGCCACGTCGGGTTCGGGATGGCGAAGCTGACGGCGCTGATCGAGAGCGGCGCCGTCGACGCGGACCTGGTGTACGGGACCGTCGGCGACCTGCTGGAGCTGACCCAGGAGGTCGCGAAGACCGCAGCCGCGAGCGAAGGGGGTACCGGCCTCGGGGAGGACGACCTGGTCGCCTACGCCGCGGAGAAACACCTCCACAGGATGGACCAGATCGAGACTGCGAGCATCGATCCGCCGAGGATCGCGATGGAGTGA
- a CDS encoding glutaredoxin family protein gives MSITLYQLDGCPYCEKVADRLDELDVEYETVWTEALHSGRDEVKRVSGQRGVPVLVDEERGVTMPESERILEFAEKSYA, from the coding sequence ATGTCGATCACCCTGTACCAGCTCGACGGCTGTCCGTACTGTGAGAAGGTCGCGGACCGCCTCGACGAACTCGACGTCGAGTACGAGACCGTCTGGACCGAGGCGCTCCACTCGGGACGAGACGAGGTGAAACGCGTCTCCGGCCAACGGGGCGTGCCGGTGCTCGTCGACGAGGAGCGCGGCGTGACGATGCCCGAGTCCGAGCGGATCCTCGAGTTCGCGGAGAAGAGCTACGCATGA
- a CDS encoding phosphate uptake regulator PhoU, whose protein sequence is MEVRKVQITGGSTLTVSLPKEWATDSGIEAGSELAFFPEGETLIATPSRIDDEGSARIDAAGLDPRELTSRLVTLYVNGFSEVVVEADSIGAEQRRAARRAADRLVGFEVSAETESEVVLRDFLDPAELSVHDTVMQMRLLALSMLEDAMAALLEGDDDRAADVIERDDDVDRLWYVVSRLFRNVLRDPRSAATVGLGREACFDYRSSARQIERVADHAVKIAAHARELERLPEPVREPLAALEAESRGIVEDALDAFLVDDGKRATELATGVLARTERIDERAGTIDDRLRGVEPSDAQLLGLIVDSLSRIGDYGGNVAETALQRAAPSPRE, encoded by the coding sequence ATGGAGGTCCGAAAGGTCCAAATCACGGGCGGTTCGACGCTCACGGTCTCACTGCCGAAGGAATGGGCGACCGACTCGGGGATCGAGGCGGGGAGCGAACTCGCGTTCTTCCCGGAGGGCGAGACCCTGATCGCGACCCCCTCGAGGATCGACGACGAGGGGAGCGCCCGGATCGACGCGGCGGGTCTCGATCCGCGGGAGCTCACGAGCCGACTGGTCACGCTCTACGTCAACGGGTTCTCCGAGGTGGTCGTCGAGGCCGACTCCATCGGCGCCGAGCAGCGACGGGCCGCCCGACGTGCGGCCGACCGGCTCGTCGGCTTCGAGGTGAGCGCCGAGACCGAGAGCGAGGTCGTCCTTCGGGACTTCCTGGACCCGGCGGAGCTCTCGGTCCACGACACCGTGATGCAGATGCGCCTGCTCGCGCTGTCGATGCTCGAGGACGCCATGGCCGCCCTGCTCGAGGGCGACGACGACCGTGCGGCCGACGTGATCGAGCGCGACGACGACGTCGACCGGCTCTGGTACGTCGTCTCGCGGCTGTTCCGGAACGTCCTTCGCGATCCGCGATCCGCGGCGACGGTCGGACTCGGGCGCGAGGCCTGCTTCGACTACCGATCGTCTGCCAGACAGATCGAGCGCGTCGCGGACCACGCGGTGAAGATCGCGGCCCACGCCCGCGAGCTCGAACGCCTCCCCGAGCCCGTCCGCGAACCCCTCGCAGCGCTCGAGGCCGAGTCCCGGGGGATCGTCGAGGACGCTCTAGACGCCTTCCTTGTCGACGACGGCAAGCGGGCGACGGAGCTCGCTACCGGCGTGCTCGCGCGAACCGAACGGATCGACGAACGCGCCGGGACGATCGACGACCGCCTCCGCGGGGTCGAACCGTCGGACGCCCAACTGCTCGGGCTGATCGTCGACTCGCTGTCACGGATCGGCGACTACGGCGGCAACGTCGCCGAGACCGCGCTCCAGCGGGCCGCCCCCTCGCCTCGGGAGTAG
- the pstB gene encoding phosphate ABC transporter ATP-binding protein PstB: MASQESRPDTDDPIIQTDIETGTTRPRSDETVLEARGLDVYYGDDRAIDSVDVEIPEKQVTAIIGPSGCGKSTFLRCINRMNDQIVVARIDGELLFRGKNVYDEDVDPVALRRKIGMVFQKPNPFPKSIRENVAYGLKVQDEEMTDGKIRRALERAALWDEVKDKLASSGLDLSGGQQQRLCIARAIAPDPDVLLMDEPASALDPIATSRIEDLITDLAEEYTVVIITHNMQQAARISHKTAVFLTGGKLVEFGDTTGVFEDPDHQEVEDYITGKFG, from the coding sequence ATGGCATCACAGGAATCACGACCCGACACCGACGATCCGATCATCCAGACGGACATCGAAACCGGAACGACGCGTCCGAGATCCGACGAGACCGTCCTCGAGGCGAGAGGTCTCGACGTCTACTACGGCGACGACCGCGCGATCGATTCGGTTGACGTCGAGATCCCGGAGAAGCAGGTGACGGCGATCATCGGTCCCTCGGGCTGTGGGAAGTCCACGTTCCTCCGGTGTATCAACCGCATGAACGACCAGATCGTCGTCGCCCGGATCGACGGCGAACTCCTGTTCCGGGGGAAGAACGTCTACGATGAGGACGTCGACCCGGTGGCGCTACGCCGAAAGATCGGGATGGTGTTCCAGAAACCCAACCCGTTCCCCAAGTCGATCCGCGAGAACGTCGCCTACGGCCTGAAGGTTCAGGACGAGGAGATGACCGATGGGAAAATCCGACGAGCGCTCGAACGCGCGGCACTGTGGGACGAGGTGAAGGACAAGCTCGCTTCCTCGGGACTCGACCTCTCGGGCGGCCAGCAACAACGACTGTGCATCGCGCGAGCGATCGCGCCCGATCCCGACGTCCTGCTGATGGACGAACCCGCCAGCGCGCTCGATCCGATCGCTACCTCCCGGATCGAGGACCTGATCACCGACCTCGCGGAGGAGTACACCGTGGTGATCATCACTCACAACATGCAGCAGGCCGCCCGGATCAGCCACAAGACCGCCGTGTTCCTTACCGGCGGAAAACTCGTCGAGTTCGGCGACACTACCGGCGTCTTCGAGGACCCCGACCACCAGGAGGTCGAGGACTACATCACGGGGAAGTTCGGATAG
- the phoU gene encoding phosphate signaling complex protein PhoU, producing MARNEYRRRLSDLRGDVVEMGDLVLERLDTALDALEARDGTLGRELAERDYEVNERYLDLESECTDLIALQQPVAGDLRFIVASFKIITDLERIADLATNLGEYAGRAEDEIGPDVDVIYIGERIRESVADAMTAYAEEDAEACHLIADRDDEIDDLCERASELVIRDLIETDLSTASADPLFAEVSRFLLTIRDLERVGDHAVNVAARTLYMIENDAELIY from the coding sequence ATGGCCCGAAACGAGTACCGACGGCGCCTCTCGGACCTCAGAGGGGACGTCGTCGAGATGGGCGATCTCGTCCTCGAACGCCTCGATACGGCGCTGGACGCCCTCGAGGCACGCGACGGAACGCTCGGACGGGAGCTCGCAGAGCGCGACTACGAGGTGAACGAGCGATATCTCGACCTCGAGAGCGAGTGTACCGACCTGATCGCGCTCCAACAGCCCGTTGCGGGCGACCTGCGCTTCATCGTCGCGTCGTTCAAGATCATCACCGATCTCGAACGCATCGCCGACCTCGCGACCAACCTCGGCGAGTACGCGGGTCGAGCGGAGGACGAGATCGGTCCCGACGTCGACGTTATCTACATCGGTGAACGCATCCGGGAGTCGGTGGCCGACGCGATGACCGCCTACGCCGAGGAGGACGCCGAGGCGTGTCACCTGATCGCCGATCGGGACGACGAGATCGACGACCTCTGTGAGCGCGCGAGCGAACTCGTCATCCGCGACCTGATCGAGACCGACCTGAGCACCGCCTCGGCCGACCCCCTCTTCGCGGAGGTCTCGCGTTTCCTGCTCACGATCCGCGACCTCGAACGCGTCGGTGACCATGCGGTGAACGTCGCGGCGCGGACGCTCTACATGATCGAGAACGACGCCGAACTCATCTACTGA
- a CDS encoding arsenate-mycothiol transferase ArsC, which produces MTHIAFVCVQNAGRSQMATAFAEREREERGLDDLEILSGGTHPAEAVHDVVVEVMDEEGIDLSERVPREITGEELEKCEYVATMGCSTLSLDDSIDVRDWDLDDPHGTEPEEAREIREEVRERVESLFDELETRS; this is translated from the coding sequence ATGACACACATCGCATTCGTCTGCGTACAGAACGCGGGCAGGAGCCAGATGGCGACGGCGTTCGCTGAGCGCGAACGGGAGGAACGCGGCCTCGACGACCTCGAGATCCTCTCCGGAGGGACTCACCCGGCCGAGGCGGTCCACGACGTGGTGGTCGAGGTGATGGACGAGGAGGGGATCGACCTCTCCGAGCGCGTCCCTCGAGAGATCACCGGAGAGGAACTCGAGAAGTGTGAGTACGTCGCGACCATGGGCTGTTCGACGCTCTCGCTCGACGACTCGATCGACGTGCGCGACTGGGACCTCGACGATCCCCACGGAACGGAGCCCGAGGAGGCCCGCGAGATCCGCGAGGAGGTCCGCGAACGCGTCGAATCGCTGTTCGACGAGCTAGAGACCCGGTCGTAA
- a CDS encoding M20 family metallopeptidase produces the protein MRLHEMADEEMPTPVTWVRKRERTAAALALSLVGFDTQNPPGHTAEIVDWIEERLRTWGIETERVVADSAKPNLVATIPGESDRTLLFNGHLDTVPYRPGRWSYDPLGEREGDRIYGRGAEDMKGPIASLLLAARAYAETGTTPPVNVRFAFVADEETGGEAGTATLLDRGAVDPEACVVTETTSAADRRSVTVAERGKLWLTLEARGRAAHGSRPMLGVNAIDRLDDAIEACRDSIDGRRLSIDPVLNPVIEESVDYYAPAVGRETARAMFERPTTNLGTFNGGESINSVPERAVAELDVRLTPGVDPTEVLAALRDVLDEYDRVSIRDIDSTTGTYEAADSPIVDPITEAARRVTGDRIHRRCASGGSDARLLRNAGVPSVEFGLGIGTAHATNEHTTVGTIVGNAAVYSLLPLLC, from the coding sequence ATGCGACTGCACGAAATGGCGGACGAGGAGATGCCCACCCCCGTTACGTGGGTCCGCAAACGCGAACGAACGGCCGCGGCGCTCGCGCTCTCGCTCGTCGGGTTCGACACGCAGAACCCGCCGGGCCACACGGCGGAGATCGTCGACTGGATCGAGGAGCGGCTCCGAACGTGGGGCATCGAGACCGAGCGGGTCGTCGCCGACTCCGCCAAGCCGAACCTCGTCGCGACGATCCCCGGCGAGAGCGATCGGACCCTGCTGTTCAACGGCCACCTCGACACCGTTCCCTATCGGCCAGGGCGATGGAGCTACGACCCGCTTGGCGAGCGCGAGGGCGACCGGATCTACGGCCGCGGCGCCGAGGACATGAAGGGGCCGATCGCCTCGCTGCTGCTCGCGGCGCGGGCGTACGCCGAGACGGGGACGACTCCACCCGTCAACGTGCGGTTCGCGTTCGTCGCCGACGAGGAGACCGGCGGGGAGGCCGGGACCGCGACGCTCCTCGATCGGGGGGCCGTCGATCCGGAGGCGTGCGTCGTCACGGAGACGACCTCCGCGGCCGACCGACGGTCCGTGACCGTCGCGGAGCGGGGGAAGCTGTGGCTCACGCTCGAGGCGAGGGGACGGGCGGCCCACGGCTCGCGTCCGATGCTCGGCGTCAACGCGATCGACCGGCTTGACGACGCGATCGAGGCGTGTCGGGACTCGATCGATGGCCGCCGGCTGTCGATCGATCCCGTCCTGAATCCAGTGATCGAGGAGTCCGTCGACTACTACGCGCCGGCGGTGGGTCGCGAGACGGCGCGAGCGATGTTCGAACGACCGACGACGAACCTCGGGACCTTCAACGGCGGGGAGTCGATCAACAGCGTGCCGGAGCGGGCGGTGGCCGAACTCGACGTCCGGCTCACCCCCGGCGTCGATCCGACCGAGGTACTGGCGGCGCTACGTGACGTGCTCGACGAATACGATCGCGTCTCGATCCGGGACATCGACTCGACCACCGGGACGTACGAGGCGGCCGACAGCCCCATCGTCGACCCGATCACCGAGGCGGCTCGACGCGTGACCGGCGACCGGATCCACCGACGCTGTGCGAGCGGCGGCAGCGACGCACGCCTGCTGCGGAACGCCGGCGTCCCGAGCGTCGAGTTCGGCCTCGGCATCGGCACCGCACACGCGACGAACGAGCACACCACGGTGGGGACGATCGTCGGGAACGCGGCCGTCTACTCCCTGCTACCGCTGCTCTGTTGA